In Gossypium arboreum isolate Shixiya-1 chromosome 5, ASM2569848v2, whole genome shotgun sequence, a single genomic region encodes these proteins:
- the LOC108467852 gene encoding olee1-like protein: MAKLLLFIALFVVPCLVSATRMVKNPLVVQGQVYCDHCRAGFETPKTRNMAGAKVKVVCSNRKTGDVVYEKEGHTDSTGQYKIAVSEDHLDEICDAVLVKSSQPECAEMSPGRERARVVLTNFNGISSNTRFANAMGFMANKAEAGCAEVMKVYQEEDD, encoded by the exons ATGGCCAAATTATTGCTGTTCATTGCACTATTTGTGGTTCCATGTCTTGTTAGTGCTACACGCATGGTGAAGAACCCGTTGGTGGTTCAAGGTCAAGTTTACTGTGACCATTGCCGTGCTGGGTTTGAAACACCAAAGACTAGAAACATGGCTG GTGCCAAGGTTAAGGTGGTATGTTCCAACCGGAAGACCGGTGATGTCGTGTACGAGAAGGAAGGACACACGGACTCAACCGGACAATACAAGATCGCTGTCTCCGAGGATCATTTGGATGAGATCTGTGACGCTGTTCTCGTTAAGAGCTCGCAGCCGGAGTGCGCTGAAATGTCACCAGGACGTGAACGTGCACGCGTGGTCTTGACCAACTTCAACGGCATTTCATCCAACACCCGTTTTGCCAACGCAATGGGGTTTATGGCCAACAAGGCTGAAGCTGGTTGTGCTGAGGTAATGAAGGTGTACCAGGAGGAAGATGATTAG
- the LOC108455255 gene encoding uncharacterized ATP-dependent helicase C29A10.10c-like, giving the protein MGSRGRPLFDLNEPPAEDDEESDLASCFQPQKALPSANAHTSDLSVTLTGSQQRVNSDRFLHVSSDLGFQTFIQPKASSLTKVDIELERPEDQNSNLASSSSKSKSNNSRETKGLVAASSVSASTNAQAGEREEGEWSDAEDSADASGSNSIHEEVKASQKRAINEVMDHSSASGMIIQSVSATENNHSPLKLDQFLNDQMGNSSQNSEGSGKGDITIDGQEESGLVSKQREVKGIEASHTLRCANNLGKRKIDQQKEAMLGKKRNRKTMFLNLEDIKQAGPIKTSTLRKQNIPMPVVTRTVKEYHIGERIGEKQGRPINEDQKQVDVPCNEGSNPAVESCDPKSECNGDMNSGVLARPRRLNSGSDLSHLPTIPKQSSWKQPIDSRQLKNSQFPNRKPTPISQSAMDTMVNKKHLPSKKITATTTSYHDTSVERFIREVTNEKFWHHPENSELQCVPGQFESAEEYVRVFEPLLFEECRAQLYSTWEELAESASRDTHVMVRIKSIERRERGWYDVIVLPTTECKWVFKEGDVAVLSAPRPDSVRSKWSNTSSIEEDEEAEVIGRVAGTVRRHRPLDTRDPLGAILHFYVGDSYDSSSKVDDDHILRKLQPRAIWYLTVLGSLATSQREYVALHAFCRLNAQMQTAILKPSPDHFPKYEQQTPAMPECFTPNFVDYLHRTFNGPQLAAIQWAATHTATGTNSGVAKKQEPWPFTLVQGPPGTGKTHTVWGMLNVIHLVQYQHYYTSLLKKLAPESYKQANESNPDNVAMGSIDEVLQNMDQNLFRSLPKLCPKPRMLVCAPSNAATDELLARVLGRGFIDGEMKIYRPDVARVGVDSQTQAAQAVSVERRSEQLLLKSYDEILQHMRTLKAREAMLSQQIATLQRELFAAAAAIQSQGSVGVDPDILVARDQNRDVLLQNLAAVVENRDKVLVEMSRLLIVESRFRAGSNFNLEEARANLEASFANEAEIVFTTVSSSGRKLFSRLSHGFDMVVIDEAAQASEVAVLPPLSLGAARCVLVGDPQQLPATVISKAAGTLLYSRSLFERFQQAGCPTMLLSVQYRMHPQIRDFPSRYFYQGRLTDSESVSNLPDEVYYKDPLLKPYMFYDVTHGRESHRGGSVSYQNVHEAVFCLRLYEHLQRTIKSLGVPKITVGIITPYKLQLKCLQREFESVIKSEEGNDLYINTVDAFQGQERDVIIMSCVRASSHGVGFVADIRRMNVALTRARRALLVMGNAKALVQSDDWAALIADAKARNCYMDMDSLPKDFQKDLVSKDFSGSRGLGYPPSQGKASNTRSFRYAGPRHRSGDMHMDSRSGTPLEDAGKSIYRNGNYRPFKPPMEPSLDNFDQAGDKSRDAWQYGTQKRNSAAALWKKDS; this is encoded by the exons ATGGGCTCCCGTGGAAGACCATTATTTGATCTTAATGAACCCCCGGCTGAAGACGATGAGGAGAGTGATCTTGCTTCCTGCTTCCAGCCACAAAAGGCACTTCCATCTGCTAATGCCCATACTTCCGACTTATCTGTGACATTAACAGGTTCTCAGCAAAGAGTTAATAGTGACAGGTTCTTGCATGTGTCCTCTGACTTAGGTTTTCAAACATTTATACAGCCTAAAGCTTCTTCTTTAACCAAAGTAGATATTGAACTTGAGAGACCAGAAGACCAGAATTCCAATTTGGCATCATCTTCTTCAAAGTCAAAATCAAATAATAGCAGGGAGACTAAAGGTCTTGTAGCAGCTTCCTCTGTTTCAGCTTCTACAAATGCTCAAGCTGGAGAAAGAGAAGAAGGTGAATGGTCTGATGCTGAGGATTCTGCTGATGCATCTGGAAGTAATAGTATACATGAAGAGGTTAAAGCTTCACAAAAGCGAGCTATAAATGAAGTGATGGATCATTCTAGTGCTTCAGGCATGATTATTCAAAGTGTTAGTGCCACTGAAAACAATCATTCTCCTTTAAAGCTGGACCAGTTTCTAAATGATCAGATGGGCAACAGTAGCCAAAATTCAGAAGGCAGTGGAAAAGGTGATATAACCATTGATGGTCAGGAAGAATCTGGCTTAGTGTCCAAACAAAGAGAAGTTAAAGGTATTGAAGCTAGTCACACACTTAGGTGTGCGAATAATCTAGGAAAGAGGAAGATAGATCAACAGAAAGAAGCGATGCTGGGAAAGAAACGGAATAGAAAGACAATGTTTCTTAATTTGGAAGATATCAAACAAGCAGGCCCTATAAAAACTTCTACTCTAAGAAAGCAAAACATTCCAATGCCAGTTGTTACTCGCACTGTGAAAGAATATCACATTGGTGAACGAATTGGCGAAAAGCAAGGTCGGCCAATAAATGAGGATCAGAAGCAAGTTGATGTACCATGTAATGAAGGAAGCAATCCTGCAGTAGAGTCATGTGATCCTAAATCTGAATGTAATGGTGATATGAATTCTGGAGTACTTGCCAGGCCTAGGAGGTTAAATAGTGGCTCTGATCTTTCTCATTTACCAACCATTCCCAAACAGAGTTCATGGAAGCAACCTATAGATTCAAGGCAACTTAAGAATTCACAGTTTCCTAATAGGAAACCAACTCCAATCAGCCAAAGCGCTATGGACACAATGGTAAACAAGAAACATCTTCCTTCTAAAAAGATAACTGCCACTACTACCTCTTATCATGACACATCTGTTGAACGTTTTATACGAGAGGTGACGAATGAAAAGTTTTGGCACCACCCAG AAAACAGTGAACTCCAGTGTGTTCCTGGGCAGTTTGAATCTGCAGAAGAGTATGTCAGAGTATTTGAACCGTTGCTTTTTGAGGAATGTCGTGCACAGCTGTACAGTACATGGGAAGAGTTAGCTGAATCAGCTTCAAGAGATACACATGTAATGGTCCGTATCAAAAGCATTGAAAGGCGTGAAAGAG GATGGTATGATGTGATAGTTCTTCCCACTACTGAGTGCAAGTGGGTATTTAAGGAGGGTGATGTTGCAGTTTTATCTGCTCCAAGGCCTGATTCTG TTAGAAGCAAGTGGAGCAACACCTCTTCAATCGAAGAAGATGAGGAGGCCGAGGTTATTGGACGTGTGGCTGGTACTGTTAGGCGCCACAGGCCCCTTGATACTCGTGATCCTCTTGGTGCAATCCTTCACTTCTATGTTGGGGATTCCTATGACTCAAGCAG CAAGGTTGATGATGATCATATTCTACGGAAACTTCAACCCAGGGCTATTTGGTATCTAACTGTTCTTGGATCTCTTGCAACCAGCCAGCGGGAGTATGTGGCATTGCATGCATTTTGTCGTCTTAATGCCCAG ATGCAAACTGCCATCCTTAAACCAAGTCCAGATCACTTTCCAAAATATGAGCAACAAACTCCTGCTATGCCTGAATGCTTCACCCCAAATTTTGTTGATTATTTACATAGGACCTTTAATGGGCCTCAGCTTGCTGCAATCCAGTGGGCAGCTACGCATACAGCTACTGGGACAAATAGTGGGGTGGCTAAGAAGCAAGAGCCATGGCCTTTTACACTTGTTCAAGGGCCTCCTGGAACAGGTAAGACACACACAGTCTGGGGGATGCTAAATGTCATCCATCTGGTTCAATATCAGCACTACTATACTTCTTTGCTCAAGAAATTAGCACCTGAGAGCTATAAGCAAGCTAATGAGAGCAATCCTGACAATGTTGCGATGGGATCAATTGATGAAGTCCTTCAGAACATGGACCAGAATCTTTTCCGCAGCCTTCCAAAACTCTGCCCTAAACCCAGAATGTTAGTTTGTGCTCCTTCTAATGCTGCAACTGATGAGCTTCTTGCGCGTGTTCTTGGTCGAGGATTTATTGATGGTGAGATGAAAATTTACCGTCCTGATGTGGCCCGAGTTGGGGTAGACTCTCAAACACAGGCTGCTCAGGCAGTTTCCGTTGAGCGGAGGTCCGAACAACTTCTGCTCAAGAGTTATGATGAAATTTTACAACATATGCGCACTTTGAAGGCTCGTGAGGCTATGTTATCTCAGCAGATAGCAACTCTTCAAAGGGAACTTTTTGCTGCAGCTGCTGCTATTCAGTCTCAAGGATCTGTTGGTGTTGACCCTGATATTCTTGTTGCTCGGGATCAGAACAGGGATGTATTGTTGCAGAACCTGGCTGCAGTTGTTGAAAACAGAGATAAGGTTCTAGTTGAGATGTCTCGCCTTCTCATTGTAGAATCCAGGTTCCGTGCTGGCAGTAACTTCAACTTAGAGGAAGCCCGTGCTAACCTTGAGGCCAGTTTTGCCAATGAGGCTGAGATTGTTTTCACTACTGTCTCAAGTAGTGGCCGCAAGTTGTTCTCTCGCCTTAGCCATGGTTTTGATATGGTTGTCATTGATGAGGCTGCTCAAGCCAGTGAAGTTGCGGTACTTCCTCCCCTGTCTCTTGGTGCAGCCAGATGTGTACTTGTTGGGGATCCCCAGCAGCTTCCTGCAACGGTCATCAGCAAGGCTGCTGGGACCCTCTTATACAGTAGAAGCCTTTTCGAAAGGTTCCAGCAAGCAGGATGCCCAACTATGTTGTTATCTGTGCAATATAGGATGCACCCTCAAATTAGAGATTTTCCTTCTAGGTACTTTTACCAAGGACGTCTTACTGATAGTGAAAGTGTTTCCAACTTACCTGACGAGGTTTACTACAAGGACCCTTTACTTAAACCTTATATGTTCTATGATGTTACCCATGGCCGCGAGTCTCATAGAGGTGGATCTGTTTCATACCAGAATGTGCATGAAGCAGTATTTTGTTTGCGCTTATATGAGCATCTACAGAGAACTATAAAATCTTTGGGTGTGCCAAAAATCACTGTGGGTATAATCACACCATACAAGCTGCAATTAAAATGCCTACAACGTGAGTTTGAGAGTGTTATAAAATCAGAGGAAGGGAATGATCTCTATATCAATACTGTGGATGCATTCCAGGGCCAGGAACGTGATGTTATAATTATGTCTTGTGTCCGAGCCTCAAGTCATGGGGTGGGCTTTGTTGCAGACATTAGGCGAATGAATGTTGCTCTTACTCGTGCCAGAAGGGCTTTATTG GTTATGGGTAATGCCAAAGCTCTGGTGCAATCCGATGACTGGGCAGCCTTAATTGCTGATGCCAAAGCTAGGAATTGTTATATGGACATGGATTCTCTCCCCAAGGACTTCCAAAAAGACTTGGTCTCCAAAGATTTTTCTGGGTCCAGGGGACTTGGTTACCCTCCATCACAAGGTAAAGCTTCTAACACAAGGAGTTTCAGGTATGCTGGACCGAGACATAGATCAGGAGATATGCACATGGACTCCAGGTCAGGAACACCACTAGAAGATGCAGGCAAGTCGATTTATAGGAATGGTAATTATCGGCCATTTAAGCCACCTATGGAACCTTCCTTGGATAACTTTGATCAGGCAGGTGATAAATCTAGAGATGCCTGGCAATATGGCACACAGAAGCGAAACTCAGCTGCTGCTCTGTGGAAAAAGGATTCTTAG